The genomic region actcagaaatggcttcaaaaatcaaataagagcaatacaagaaaatcaaggaaattatgaaaagaaggtcaaccaattgaaaaaaaaagatttaaaaacttaagaaaatgcCACCTTGAAAACTCGAATTAAGCAAGGGGAAACTAATGACATTATTAGAtaccaagaaataacaaaacaaaataaaaaaagaagacaatgttaaatatctcactAGAAAAACAACTGGTATGGAGTACAGATTGAGGAGACACAATGTAGGAATTATTGAAATGCCTGAAAGTATTATTTGAAaagagaatcttgatacaatattgctAGAAATCACTCAGaaaattgctctgaagttctagaactagagggtaaagtagaaatagaaaaaaaaatccacctgaaagaaatctcaggaggaaaacttacaggaatatcatagccaagttggaaaatcctaaagaccCAACTAAAAAGTTAGTCAAAACAATGAACAATTTCAGCAAAATAACAGGATACAAAGTAAATTACCATAAATCATCATTATTCCTAAATATCActaacaaaaccctgcaagaagagattaCAAGAGatatctcatttaaaataattgtagacagtaaaaaaataactgaaaatccACCTACCAAATCAAAActaagaactatataaacaaaattatgaaaaaactttttatgtaaataaaatcagatttaaataataggagaaatgTTAATAGTTCATGATTCAGAAGggccaatatattaaaaataacaattttacttaacaatctatttattcaatgccatcccaattaaattaccaaaaatattttattgagctaaaaaattaataacacatttcatttggaagaacaaaagatcaaggatatcaggaatgaaaaaaaatgtaaaggaaggcagTTTAGAAGTGCCAAATCTTAAACTGCATTGTGAGGCAGTAATTATTaaactggtactggctaagaaatagaaaggtaggtaAGTGGAAAAAGAGTTGACATAAAACGCACAGCAACAAATTACTATAGTAACTTTATGTTTGACAAGTATAAAGACTTATGTTTAGGgtataagaattcattatttggtaaaaattgttgggaaaaccaGAAAGTCTGCCAAAAATTTggcttagaccaatatcttacaccatttaccaataTGAAGTCAAAATGTATGTATCAACTAAATTTAAAGGgagatatgaaaaataaaagaatatggaAAAAATTATCTATCAGACTTATGAAATAGCCAAACAATTAAGAATAAACAAGTGACAGAGAGCAgtatgagatataaaatgggtaatttcaattacattaaattaaaaaggttttgtacaaataaaaccaaagtgtccaagatcagaaggaaagcagaaaattgggggtaaattttatagacagtttttcAGAAAAAGGTCTCAaatatcaaatatataaagaactttgtcaaaatTTTGATATCTAGTCCTAAGAATGCAAATCATTTCTCAGTTgacaaattgtcaaaggatatgaacaggcagttttctgacaaagaaatcaaaacaatttatagtcatatgaaaacatgctctaagtcattattgatcagagaattgcaaaataaatgaaacttgATATCATTTTATGCCTATCAGATTTCCTAAAATGGTAGAAGGTAAAGAGAAACATTGGAGGGGAGTGGAAGAATTGTGATACTAATTCACTGttgttggaattgtgaactaatccatcCATTTTGAAGAGTAATCTGAAATtattcccaaagagttattaTACTGCCTGTATCCTCTGACCCTGCGATACCTCCATTAGGTCTATTTGCCaaaatgattaggaaaaaaggaaaagaacctatatgttttaaaatatttatagcagctttctttgaggtgacaaagaactgaaattgtgggcatgcccatcatttgggaaatggctaaacaagttgtgttatatgagcatgatggaataccactgtgttagaagaaatgatgagttcgATGGTTTTAGGAAAAACATAGGcatacatgaaataataaagggtaaaatgagcagaaaccGGAGAAGAGTAACAACCATACTGATTTAAGAGCAACTTttagtgactaagtcattttaaaTATTGTGAACACCAAATTaagtatacgtatacacacatatccatgcgtatttgtgtctaatggtaaccttCTTTAgggtgaggggagaaggagggaaaaatataaagtgttcacaatacagaaaaaaagaaaatttagaaggaaacatagacagcagagtagctttgaaaatgatatataagggcagctaggtggcacaatggatagagtgccaggcctggagtcaggaggacctgagtgcaaatccagccatagacataacttcaccccaattgcctctCCCCGCAAAAGAAAATGATGTATAGTACTTATTATATAGTTTTTAAGAAAAAGTAAATAGTATGAAATGTGAATTTATGGTTCTATGGTGAATCTTCCTTTTATCCTGTGCTGTATATATGGAaatcttcctttttatctttatgcatttaagttcaaaatgaataaaaattaaaacaaaacaaaattacattcattatctcatttgatcttcacaataatcctgaaaAGTAGGAGTTACTATTACtccctttttaatgattaaaaaaaaaaaaacaacaagactcaagagaggtaaaatgattttctGAGACTCATAAGCCCAACACTCAATTTATTATGCCATCTTACCTCTGATTTATGCAGTCACTGAATTAGAGTTAATGCTACCCAAGGAACAAATTAAGAAGATATAGAATGATATGGGAAGATaaatattcagagaaaaaaatcacagaagaaaataaaacctctcaatttcttgatcatggcttctCTGATTGCTTTCAGGCCTGGACAGGGTCACTTCAGGAGATGAAGAAACAGTCACAGCATTCACAAGAACATACTGTTGGAGTTGACTCTTCCAATATCTTAGCTCTACCatgttccttttttatctcccatttatcctctGGTCAGTACCCTGAGGAATCCCCTTCCTGACTTTCCCCTGAGTATTTTAGGTTTTATTAGCTCAGTTCCCTCTATTTTCATCACTGTTTCGTTGCCATGCTTTTgactcttttcaaaataatttaattcGAATCACATGAAATGAGAACAGTTACCTACAAACTTACAAAAGATTACTCTCTCTGTGCTTGACTGCTTGCCATAAAGAGTTCATGGATGACCAATATCTCATTATCTCtctaaaatataacaaaacaagccaacaaaaacaaagaaatatgtcCTCAGGTCATTGTGCCCAAGTTTTATATCTTCAAGGATGTAGTTTTCTCAAGGATACCCTATAGGGAAGAATGATTCAGAGAAAATGGTAAACTCTGTTTTTAGTTATCTCACAAATGATGGCTATAAAAATGCATCTAATCTGAAATATTGATGTAATGTGGAAATAGTCGGGGAAACTTGGGTTAGCTTATCATAACAAGATAGATATTGAGATAACAGTAgaaaagtgacttgaccacacATACAGACTTACATTCCTTGAAATAGAACATACTGTCTGGCTCCTTGGTGAAATGCTAATTTTTGGTCCTTAATACAAAGGATGGCTTGGTCTTTTTATTCAAAAAGAGTATCTATCTGTTTAATGATATATCTCCTTCATTATTTATCCAATTTCCAGTCATAGTTCACTGTCTTCAGAGGCTTTTCTTCCAAAGCAGTGGGAGAAATAATTGTTTAATATGCCATACCTCaggggaatttgctttgctttttttatgGCAGTCATTGATTTATTCTTTCAGCAAAATTTATAAAGTGTCTTCAATATAAGATAATGAAACACAAAAATTATCTTTCTCATCTCACCTTGAGTGATACTCTTAATttcattcaataaccatttattaagtacttactgagGGCATGGCTGTATGATAAATCTTGggcaaacaaacacaaaagcaaacaaataaataaggtTAATAGTCCCTACCatgaaagagcttacattttacttatGGCCACAGAAATCACCAGCCTCTTTATGCCATGACCTTCTGACAAATGAGGGCTGTCTCTTGAAACAAAGACACAATTTCCACATGGTGCAGCAGCAATGTCTTAAAAAGTTTTGCCTAGTCATTCCACAGTGATAAGGACCTTGATGTTGTTTCTTTGAGATAAAAAGTCCATCTAGAATACCTGTCCAAAAGAGATCAGGTGGCTTTTATCTGATAATCTTTAGGAATCTCCCACAcacttcttatttttattcaatgttttGCTTAGAGAGATTCAGCTTTGTTTCTCCATCAAACATGTCTAATACACAGTCTTGTGAGGAAAGATAAATGTGTCCCCTAAAGCATCACTTtcttttaccaaaaaaaagtcttttcaaatttttttcagagGAAGGCATGGATGTGTGCTTATTTCCTCACTTCATAGTTATTTGAAATTTGAATCTTTTCCCCTTGAGCTCTGAAGTCTGTGTTTGCTCAATTCACAAGAGTATTTTTGAGTTTTACTGATtctcaatgaaatcataagtcttgCTATTCCCTGAAGCATAGCTCATTTGCAGAGATGATTTCTCATTTATTCTGCTACCTCTTCATTCCTgagggaaataattaaaaataacaaaagaaatagtTGTATTCATTATAATAATTAGAAGCTATTACTTCTAAGGAAGAGCTGATCTTTGACCCACCCAAGTTAAGGACCCAAATGAGTTTATAGGACAGGCAGAATCTGATTCATGCAGAAAgcaggtagaaaaaaaaaaaacaatcataaATTTCTTCAGAAATAATACCAAATacaaaagatgaaattcaataaaatgaaaaagaatttttcaGCATTGAATAGAAGTAGCAAAAGGGAAACATGAAAACAGAATCCACTTTCCTCAAGGCTCAAGTGAAAGTCTAATTCCTCTATTAAGTTTTCCATTAGCTTGCCACTTTCTAACTCtacctcctcaaattaccttgcatttcaCTCATATACACATTTTGCATCTCCCCTCACTACCATTAAATTTAAGCACCAGAGGGCTGGGGCcatttaaatttttctccttgtAGCTATAGCAATTGGCATAAAGTtttatacaggatgtcccaaaactcttagtgctattttaagatattaatgctaaatgtttattaaactatTAAAGTCTAAACATTCAGTAGTGGGGACATTCTTTATATAGtagacactttataaatacttgttgaactgaatcagtagttttcttttaagaaatttgTATTATGgagtacatacacataaatacatatacacatacatatatgtatatgtgtgtgtgtgtatacaatgaACAGCAAAGATGAAAGATAGGTCTCATACATCttattatttatagcagcactttttatggtagcaaataactagaagcaaagtagatgTCCTTTCATTCAAGAATGCCCTCTACAGATACATAAGTGAATGTAACTgtgatattagaaaaaaaaaacatataaagatTTTAGAAACCTTTCTGTATTTGAATGAAATGCTCAGAAGATATGAACAAAGAATTCACAAAGAAAGAGttgcaaactattaataactaCATGGAAGATTGCTCAGTCTAGATCACTAAATTCATATACTTCCTAtgtgacttatatgaactaacaTAGTCATTTCCAATCAACAGAACTGCTTAGATTCAACTCTACCTTTTCTTTTGCCTCCCTGCCTCTCCACTCTCAACTTCTTTTGGTGTGTTCCTTTCCCCCATCAtgtggtaagctccttgaaggcatagactgtctttctttttcttatttgtatccttggtgcttagcatTGTGCTTGTTACAAAGTATGAACTTAACAAAGATTTATTGTattatttgttgttattgagttgtttcagtaatgcccaactctttgtgaccccatttggggtttctttgcaaagatactggtgtgctttgccatttccttctccatctcattttacagatgaggaaattgaggagaacagggttatgtgacttggccagaatcatacagctactaagtatcggaggccagatttgaactcatgaagatgagtcttcctgatttcaagcccaacactctattcactgcaccatttagctgcaataatataatgatattgtaaagtaagtagaaccaagaaaacaaaacacagagcaccacaatttaaatggaaagaaaaaaatgtaatgaaGTCAAATACTGGATAATTTTAATGATTAAACTTGGGTCcagaaaagagttgagaaaatataTGTTCCTCCCTTTATGAAGATTGGGGTGGAGTATAGAGGTGTAAAAGATTGCATACACTGTGCGATTTGATCTatgtattgattctttttattgaAGGGCTTTTTTcttcacattaaaaatatttgttataagtgaaggctttctgggaaggggaaagagtaggaaaatatttggaaatgaatataataaaaaaaagtattgacataaacatcagaaaaagaaatgacatgtGGGTGCTGTCCTAAGTGGTTAGGAAGACCTTTTGTAATTACAGGTGGGTTCTTGTGGTTCTTAGTTCTTTCTTTGCCTTCCTACCATCTTTCTTCTTAAACTCACACCCAATCACAAATTGTACcatcttttatccatttcctgaGACTTATCGGTCTGACAAAGAGGCCAAACATTACAGCTTTACCTATACATTTCATTTCATATCCTTGTCTCCATGCAAAAGGGGTACATATCATACACACATAATTGTGTAAAATTACTATTCATTCAAGACCTTAATTTCACTTCTAAGTAAAATCCTGTTACTGTTTCACGAGGACTGACTAATCTTCTATTTCCTATAGTTGCTCATGACTCATGATTCATCCTTTGCAATTTGTGTAGTTAGctcttgggtttgagtcccagctctgccattaagAAGCTTTGTAGCTTGGACCTTCAATTTTGTGAGCCTCATTATCCTCATCCGGGTTTTAGACTAGATGACTAAGATCCCTTTTAATTCTGAAATTGgtcatgataaatatttgttattttttttaaaccagtgagTGAATACATGAATTACAGTATATGCAAACCTGTTGGGGCTTGTGCTAGatagaaatgaaagtaaaaacaCAAGTCTTGACTGTCCAACTGCTTTTGGTTCACTGTTTCTCCTAAAGATTTTTATCCATACCAAGATACTTTGATTTTACTATTTAGAAGTCAGAATCAGTGACTTTAGTGAGACTGTCCATTTGTATATTCAAAGATATCTGCTTTCCCTGTTTATCATGAAATGCAACCAATTTTGCAACTGTGAGTCAATAAGTAAGGTGAAATAaagtatattttcaaaaaaaaactctttatttTAGAAAGGTAAATAGAAATGTTGCTGCCCTTATGGATGATATTGATAATTATGTTTGCTTGCTTAGCTATCCTTGGTAATATTACAATTAGTGTCTGACACCCAATTACCTTTGGGTTATTTGAAAGCAGGGGTTTCACCCTTCCCTTTTGGGACTCCACCCAGAAAACTAGGTACCAAGAAAGTatgctttcaatttttttaaatttaactgcACTAAAGAAACAAACTTTCTGTTTCTGAGTAGGTAAAAACATTCTTGAGTCTGTGGTCCCCAATAACTTATGACAATAGGATTGAGTAGGCAGTTTTCTGTTAATTAAATGAGCATAACCCTTTGATGCAAAATTAACTTTTTCTTcagaaaggagggagggcatcTCTACTGAATTTCAAATCTGGTGAGGCTTGGGATACAGAAAATATGATGTTGCTGCCATCTTTTCAGCAGGCTCGGATCCGAGCATGTGATGAACATGGATCAGAAGTAGTAGGATGAATTTAAAGGTTCTGTAAAGTTACCTTGGCTCATTCACTCTCCTGATGGAATATGAGAGCAGAGGCTTTGGGGCCCTGCCCTCCTGAAGGAAAGAGCAATAGAAAatatcaccccctgaaagagatcccaaattgaaaaccccaagaaatattataacgaaatttcagaattacaaagtcaaggagaaaatactgcaagcagccaaaaagaaacaattcaaatactgtggaactATGgtaaggatcacacaagatctttcagcttctacattaaatgtcaggggaaattggaatatgatattttgaagggcaaaagagctgggactacaatcaaggatcaactactcagcaaaattaagtataattttttcaggcaaggagatggacattcaatgaaataagggaattccagaccttcctgatgaaaaggccagaactcaatggaaaatttgatctccaaatgcaaaactcaagagaaacacagaaaggtaaacagggggaaaaacccccacaaactttattaatcaataagggcaaattatttacatctttattgaaagggatacacatagactatgggtgtctgtataaaataactgatttaaggataaaagaaaacataactaagagatgtaaagggaaggttatgggagaagaggtaaggatgtagtagaaaagggtaaattacatccaatgaagaggcataaaaacacactacagtagagggaaagaaggaaaggagaagagcagtatttaagctttactgtcatctgatctggttcaagaaggtaATAACATACCccgataagtatagaaatctaacttgtcctacaggcagcaggaggggagagggggaaaaagggaggcaggtgatcagaagggaaggaagaagtagcaagtggaaaacagtaagataggggaggggaatgaagagggagggtaaactgaggaaggtggctgtcaaaagcaaaactctgttgaggagtggaaggggaaagggagcaaTAAAAGCACAAAtacgggggaaataggatggagaaaaagacacagatagtaatcataactgtgaatgtgaatgggatgaactctccgaTAAAAcggaagcaaatagcagaatggattaaaaaccataatcctaaaatACACTGTTTAAatgaaacatatttgaaacagggggatacacacagagtaaaggtgaaaggctggagtaaaatatattgttcttcagctaaagtaaaaaaaggaggtgtagcaatcctaatctcagacgaagaaaaagtaaagatagatttaattaaaagagataaggaaggacactacatcttgctaaaagacaccataaacaataaagcaatatcattatttaacatatatgcaacaagtgTTATGGCAtggaaattcttagaggagaggttaagggagatacagaaagaaatagacagcaaaactataataatgggagacctcaatccccccctctctgaacttgataaatctaacctcaaaataaataaaaaaaagaaggtaaggaggtgaacagaattttagaaaaggcaaatatgatagacctctggagaaaactgaatagggataaaaaggaatatactttcttctcagcagtacagggcacacactcaaaaactgaccacgtACTAGGGAATAAAATCCTcgcaatccagtgcagaaaggcagaagtagtcaaagcatagttttcagatcatgatgcaataaaaattatttgtaacaaagaactatggaaaaattagttaaaaattaactggaaactaaataatctaattctaaagaatgaatgggacaaagaataaatcagagaaacaattaataacttcactcaagggaatgacaataatgagacaacataccaaaacttatgggatgcagcaaaagcagttcttaggggaagttttatatccctaaatgtttacatgaataaagtaCAGAAAAAATGAGATAGATGAAtagggcatgcaactgaaaaagctggaaaaagaacaaattgaaaatccccaattaaataccaaattataaatactgaaaatcaaaggagagattaataaaattgaaaccaagaaaactattgaactaataagtaaaacaaagagccggttttatgaaaaaaaaataaaattgataaaccttttgtcaatttgattttaaaaaatgaaacaagaaaatcaaattaccagtatcaaaaatgaaaagggtgaattcacatctaaagaagaggaaatcaaaacaataattaggaattattttgcccagttgtatgcccataaatttgacaacaatagggatatggatgaatatctacaaaaacataaattgcccaggttaacagaagaggaagtaaaatttctaaataaacccacttcataaaaagaaattgagcaagccatcaatgaactccctaggaaaaaatctccagggccagacagttttacatgtgaattttatcaaacatttaaagaacaattaattcctatacttaattgattatttgggaaaataggtgaagaaggagtctttTTTTTGTGTAGCAAAATCTTTATTTGATTTCTGGCAGCCTCTTATTTTTTGGCCTTTGGAGCAGCTGCTTTCTGGGCAGGGGCTGCCTTCTGGGCAGGTCCTTTTTGGGCAGGTCCCTTCTTAGCTGGGGCCTTCTGGCCAGAGGCTTTCTGACCCTTCTGGGCAGGGGCTGCCTTCTGGCCCTCAGCCTTCTTTGAGGGGATCTTCTTGGCGGAGAGCTTTGCGGCAAGTGCCTTCTGGGCAGCTCCCTTCTTAGGAGAGCCCTTCTGGGTGGATGCCTTCTGGAGCTTCTTCAATTCATGCTTGATAattctgtttctcattttcttagCCTTCATGACTTTGTAACGGTCAAAATCTGTCATCTTAGCTTTCCTCTCTCTGGCTTCGATCTTCTTGGCCCATCTTGTGGCTTTCCATTTTgtattgatcttttctttctcccaagcAGCCCGGGCATACTTCTGACAAGCACTGTGGGGGAACTTGAGCACGAAGTCTGTAAGTTGC from Trichosurus vulpecula isolate mTriVul1 chromosome 8, mTriVul1.pri, whole genome shotgun sequence harbors:
- the LOC118829134 gene encoding 60S ribosomal protein L14-like yields the protein MVFKCYVEIGRVAYISFGPHAVKLVAIVDVIDQNRALVDGPCSGVRRQAMPFKCMQLTDFVLKFPHSACQKYARAAWEKEKINTKWKATRWAKKIEARERKAKMTDFDRYKVMKAKKMRNRIIKHELKKLQKASTQKGSPKKGAAQKALAAKLSAKKIPSKKAEGQKAAPAQKGQKASGQKAPAKKGPAQKGPAQKAAPAQKAAAPKAKK